Proteins from one Streptomyces genisteinicus genomic window:
- a CDS encoding TetR/AcrR family transcriptional regulator — MGRVRRSVPERREELLTAAVEQIGQHGAAAVRIADVAAALGVSNALVLYHFASKEQLVAAAFTHAADADLAHLRRLLGRRTSALRRLRTAVRWYAPTGQAKGWRLWIEAWSASLRDPALREVSRGLDQQWKAALTEVIAEGTASGEFRCEDPASAAWRLTAFLDGLAVQMTSYEGTLSRAAMLEWTDDALARELGVDRAELTATAR, encoded by the coding sequence GTGGGCAGAGTGCGAAGAAGCGTCCCCGAGCGGCGGGAGGAGTTGCTCACCGCCGCGGTCGAGCAGATCGGGCAGCACGGCGCGGCAGCGGTCCGCATCGCCGACGTCGCCGCCGCACTCGGCGTGAGCAACGCCCTGGTGCTGTACCACTTCGCCTCCAAGGAGCAGCTCGTCGCGGCCGCCTTCACCCACGCCGCCGATGCCGACCTCGCCCATCTGCGCAGACTGCTCGGGCGCCGCACCTCGGCCCTGCGCCGACTGCGCACGGCGGTGCGGTGGTACGCGCCGACCGGGCAGGCGAAGGGGTGGCGCCTGTGGATCGAGGCATGGTCGGCGTCCTTGCGGGATCCGGCGCTCCGCGAGGTGTCCCGGGGCCTGGACCAGCAGTGGAAGGCCGCGCTCACGGAGGTGATCGCGGAGGGCACGGCGTCCGGCGAGTTCCGCTGCGAGGACCCGGCCTCCGCCGCGTGGCGGCTCACCGCGTTCCTCGACGGCCTCGCGGTCCAGATGACGTCCTACGAGGGCACGCTGTCCCGCGCGGCCATGCTGGAGTGGACGGACGACGCGCTGGCCAGGGAGCTGGGCGTCGACCGTGCGGAGCTCACGGCGACGGCGCGCTGA